A single window of Methylobacterium nodulans ORS 2060 DNA harbors:
- a CDS encoding MmgE/PrpD family protein produces the protein MPSIDRRALIGAASLALAGSAARAAPEPSAPPAGPAAARDVTRTLARYVVDARFEDLPEPVRREGTRTFLNWVGVAIGGSHHETLDVAVAALQPFSGPPQAGLFGRSERFDIMNAAFLNGVSSHIFDYDDTHLKTVIHPAGPVASAILALAEMRPVSGRDFLNALVLGVETECRIGNAVYPNHYDVGWHITGTAGVFGAAAAAGRLMGLTEQQMVWALGLAASQPVGLRESFGSMNKSFNPGRAATNGLFAAILASKNYTSSDGMIEAKRGWANTISTKQDYREITEGLGSRYEAALNTYKPFACGIVMHPAIDAAVQLRNENRLTPDQIRRVDLKVHPLVLELTGKTAPRSGLEGKFSIYHAVAVALVEGAGGEKQFSDRAVRDPVIAALRGKVVPTVTPGVKPEQVEMTITLADGRTLSRQIEHAVGSVENPMTDADLERKFVDLAEGILPDAQIRRVMALCWDIANLKDAGDVARAGVQV, from the coding sequence ATGCCCAGCATCGACCGCCGCGCGCTCATCGGGGCCGCGAGCCTCGCGCTCGCGGGGAGCGCCGCCCGGGCCGCACCGGAGCCGTCCGCCCCGCCGGCAGGGCCCGCCGCCGCCCGCGACGTCACCCGCACGCTCGCCCGCTACGTGGTCGATGCCCGCTTCGAGGACCTGCCCGAGCCGGTCCGGCGCGAGGGCACCCGCACCTTCCTCAACTGGGTCGGCGTCGCCATCGGCGGCTCGCATCACGAGACCCTCGACGTCGCCGTCGCGGCACTCCAGCCCTTCTCCGGCCCGCCCCAGGCCGGGCTGTTCGGGCGCTCCGAGCGCTTCGACATCATGAACGCCGCCTTCCTCAACGGCGTGTCGAGCCACATCTTCGACTACGACGACACCCACCTGAAGACTGTGATCCACCCGGCCGGCCCGGTCGCCTCGGCGATCCTGGCGCTGGCCGAGATGCGGCCGGTCTCCGGCCGCGACTTCCTCAACGCGCTGGTGCTCGGCGTCGAGACCGAGTGCCGGATCGGCAATGCGGTCTATCCCAACCACTACGATGTCGGCTGGCACATCACCGGCACGGCGGGCGTGTTCGGGGCCGCCGCCGCGGCCGGCAGGCTGATGGGGCTCACCGAGCAGCAGATGGTCTGGGCGCTGGGGCTCGCCGCCTCGCAGCCGGTCGGCCTGCGCGAGTCCTTCGGCTCGATGAACAAGAGCTTCAACCCGGGCCGGGCCGCCACCAACGGCCTCTTCGCGGCGATCCTGGCCTCGAAGAACTACACGAGCTCGGACGGGATGATCGAGGCCAAGCGCGGCTGGGCCAACACCATCTCGACCAAGCAGGACTACCGCGAGATCACCGAGGGGCTGGGCAGCCGCTACGAGGCGGCGCTCAACACCTACAAGCCGTTCGCCTGCGGCATCGTCATGCATCCGGCCATCGACGCCGCCGTGCAGTTGCGCAACGAGAACCGGCTCACCCCCGATCAGATCCGGCGCGTCGACCTCAAGGTGCATCCGCTGGTGCTCGAACTCACCGGCAAGACCGCGCCGCGCTCGGGGCTGGAGGGCAAGTTCAGCATCTATCACGCGGTGGCGGTGGCGCTCGTCGAGGGCGCAGGCGGCGAGAAGCAGTTCAGCGACCGGGCGGTGCGCGACCCCGTCATCGCGGCGCTGCGCGGGAAGGTGGTGCCGACCGTCACGCCCGGGGTGAAGCCCGAGCAGGTCGAGATGACGATCACGCTCGCGGACGGCCGCACGCTCTCGCGGCAGATCGAGCACGCGGTGGGCAGCGTCGAGAACCCGATGACCGATGCGGATCTGGAGCGGAAATTCGTGGATCTGGCCGAGGGCATCCTGCCCGACGCGCAGATCCGCCGGGTGATGGCCCTGTGCTGGGACATCGCCAATCTCAAGGATGCGGGCGACGTGGCGCGCGCGGGCGTGCAGGTCTGA